In Astyanax mexicanus isolate ESR-SI-001 chromosome 5, AstMex3_surface, whole genome shotgun sequence, a single window of DNA contains:
- the LOC111190117 gene encoding uncharacterized protein LOC111190117 translates to MEKLADYMYSYTAYPKGLQTGQVAEALVKKHPCLTEPGSRNGWIGWMYSLKYKMGNYRSKLRSFGFPEVTRNSFKNKHPDDQSPAKNIKKARKGEVLFLPHYPVGDSKEQQELDRCQLIAKSKKKDSTAIKDLMCRTFAHRRHDVVTLQMSIKDLKNRWPALFNVSQVSAEFQRITTLTLEPKFFSALDRYSPKLLSLFQAKKAAAGERHRAQMSTLLQEL, encoded by the exons ATGGAAAAATTAGCAGACTATATGTACAGCTACACAGCCTACCCCAAAGGCCTTCAGACTGGTCAGGTAGCAGAGGCTTTAGTGAAAAAGCACCCATGTCTGACAGAACCAGGCAGTCGTAATGGATGGATAGGATGGATGTATAGTCTCAAGTACAAGATGGGAAATTACAGATCAAAGCTCAGAAGTTTTGGATTCCCTGAGGTTACCCGCAACTCATTTAAGAACAAGCACCCTGATGACCAGTCTCcagcaaaaaatataaagaaagcaAGGAAAGGAGAAGTGCTGTTTCTTCCACACTATCCAGTAGGAGACAGCAAGGAACAGCAAGAGCTGGACCGATGTCAATTAATTGCCAAATCAAAGAAGAAAGACAGCACAGCCATCAAGGACTTGATGTGTAGAACATTTGCACATAGAAGACATGATGTCGTTACCCTACAGATGAGCATCAAAGACCTCAAGAACAGATGGCCTGCCTTGTTTAATGTCTCGCAA GTCAGCGCAGAGTTTCAGAGAATCACCACACTGACTCTCGAGCCAAAGTTCTTTTCAGCGTTGGATCGCTATTCTCCTAAATTGCTGTCCCTGTTCCAAGCGAAGAAGGCTGCTGCAGGAGAAAGACATCGAGCTCAAATGAGTACTCTTCTTCAGGAGTTATAA